In Halorubrum sp. BV1, the following proteins share a genomic window:
- a CDS encoding riboflavin synthase — MFTGIVEDSGTVRERIETADGLRLRIGVDGFDDLHHGQSISVSGVCLTVEEYGTDGEGSTADGTDWFEVFLASETVAKTYLGELREGDAVNVERAMPADGRFDGHVVQGHVDTVTEVTGTERVGEDWRFTFAIPEGYDRHLVDKGSVTLDGISLTVAEKRDGEFDVAIIPTTYDLTTLSEKSVGDPVHLEVDVIAKYVENMLDGY; from the coding sequence ATGTTCACCGGCATCGTCGAGGACAGCGGGACCGTCCGCGAGCGGATCGAAACCGCAGACGGGCTTCGGCTGCGGATCGGCGTCGACGGGTTCGACGACCTCCATCACGGCCAGTCGATAAGCGTCAGCGGGGTCTGTCTCACGGTCGAGGAGTACGGCACTGACGGGGAGGGCTCGACCGCCGATGGAACCGACTGGTTCGAGGTGTTCCTCGCGAGCGAGACGGTCGCGAAGACGTACCTCGGCGAACTCCGCGAGGGCGACGCGGTCAACGTCGAGCGCGCGATGCCCGCCGACGGCCGGTTCGACGGCCATGTGGTACAGGGGCACGTCGACACGGTGACCGAGGTGACGGGGACAGAGCGCGTCGGCGAGGACTGGCGGTTCACCTTCGCGATCCCGGAGGGCTACGATAGACACCTCGTCGACAAGGGGTCCGTGACACTCGACGGTATCTCGCTGACCGTCGCGGAGAAGCGAGACGGCGAGTTCGACGTCGCGATCATTCCGACGACCTACGACCTCACAACGCTCTCGGAGAAGTCGGTCGGCGACCCGGTCCACCTGGAGGTCGACGTGATCGCGAAGTACGTCGAGAACATGCTCGACGGGTACTGA
- a CDS encoding Xaa-Pro peptidase family protein — protein MSDGSDSLCRPLRTDLTRITEAVAAADADAFVAVGDGFDADRRYLTRVPGSDRASAVVVAPSENAGGRAVYCVPSALREQADRQFIAAARAGDDTGFHDSVSREVRAERDGSHMGERAAAAVRDLLGDADEERSLLVPASIPHDAAVYLERAGNELASTDAVATARSLKTDAEIDRLRRVQRAAVAGVARAETVLAESTADDADAAARERPNRRPALRWDGSPLTAERLRRAVNVTLAAEGVGDAGDTAVAVGGSANGRSHSRTDQIRPGETVVVSLSPRGPDGYRGDVTRTFVVDGDGGWERRASVAVEAAREAALAAIEAGVPVATVDGEAAAELAAYGFDPNPGPDESGATRETVRGVGLRRHEAPSNGTNLRPDHVVAVEAGVRDPTAGRVRLGDLVVVTDDGYELLAEHPLGIAPEPR, from the coding sequence GTGAGCGACGGGAGCGACTCGCTGTGTCGACCGCTCCGAACCGATCTCACACGGATCACTGAGGCAGTCGCGGCCGCGGACGCAGACGCCTTCGTCGCGGTCGGCGACGGGTTCGACGCCGACCGCCGATATCTCACGCGCGTCCCCGGCTCGGACCGGGCGTCTGCTGTGGTCGTCGCGCCGTCGGAGAACGCTGGGGGACGCGCGGTCTACTGTGTTCCGTCCGCGCTCCGCGAGCAGGCCGATCGGCAGTTCATTGCGGCCGCGCGCGCCGGAGATGACACCGGATTCCACGACTCCGTCTCCCGCGAGGTACGAGCCGAGCGCGACGGCAGCCACATGGGGGAGCGTGCGGCCGCGGCGGTCCGCGACCTGCTCGGCGACGCGGACGAGGAGCGGAGCCTCCTCGTTCCCGCGTCGATCCCGCACGACGCGGCCGTGTACCTCGAACGCGCCGGCAACGAACTCGCGTCGACCGACGCGGTCGCGACGGCCAGATCGCTCAAGACGGACGCCGAGATCGACCGCCTTCGCCGGGTCCAGCGCGCGGCCGTCGCGGGCGTCGCACGCGCCGAGACGGTGCTGGCCGAAAGCACGGCCGACGACGCGGACGCCGCCGCCCGCGAACGCCCGAACCGACGCCCGGCCCTCCGCTGGGACGGATCCCCTCTGACCGCGGAGCGCCTGCGGCGGGCGGTGAACGTCACGCTCGCGGCCGAGGGCGTCGGTGACGCCGGCGACACGGCGGTCGCCGTCGGTGGATCGGCGAACGGCCGCAGTCACTCTCGGACCGATCAGATCCGACCGGGCGAAACCGTCGTCGTCAGCCTCTCACCGCGCGGACCGGACGGGTACCGCGGCGACGTGACCCGCACGTTCGTCGTCGACGGCGACGGCGGCTGGGAGCGGCGGGCGTCCGTCGCAGTCGAGGCCGCGCGCGAGGCCGCGCTGGCAGCGATCGAGGCGGGCGTGCCGGTCGCGACCGTCGACGGCGAAGCGGCCGCGGAACTCGCGGCGTACGGGTTCGATCCGAATCCCGGACCCGACGAGTCCGGGGCGACCCGCGAGACGGTCCGCGGCGTCGGGCTACGCCGGCACGAGGCCCCGTCGAACGGGACGAATCTGCGGCCGGACCATGTGGTCGCCGTCGAGGCGGGCGTCCGCGACCCGACGGCCGGCCGCGTGCGCCTTGGCGACCTCGTCGTCGTCACCGACGACGGATACGAACTGCTCGCCGAGCATCCGCTCGGGATCGCGCCCGAGCCGCGGTAG
- a CDS encoding UvrD-helicase domain-containing protein: MTDPTVTRLFGGPGSGKTTALLDRVEGILDDEGADVRDVLVVSYTRAAAAEIRERLAERLDISPRSLQGNVSTMHAKAYELLDLSRGDVVGEDDKEAFCEEYGIEFEDQHGGAGRRTARSTTIGNKIIATSQWLQRTERDVADWYDVPFQWNVEEVRLPPEEDPNAQQGNKYTPTWPSDDDRIDIPETIRAWRAYKGDNDLVGFADMLERVAQRSLVPNVDYLIIDEFQDITTLQYNVFEEWRPHMRKVLIAGDDDQVVYAWQGADPDLLLDTDVDEDVVLPNSYRLPSEILNVVNAEIRHIDKRQEKDLHPRKEGGAVEAIESPSMLELVRNVRYTIDDDEGSVMCLFRARYQMFDFIDEFIDHGIPFTMLTDGRMWTDRIQDYVSAIEKTDAGDPVNGLEARRLADMLQDSAFGTHDRDEFYDFLDDREEAADADDVAQIEVTTDELDDFIPFMPDAESADDMVRKVTSFQRKSMGAYFGGDYEGMDPTRVRVGTIHSAKGREADHVFVATDLTEKVVEQMAASIDDPTDVDGVEEFTKTTSPVPLLTDNERRVFYVGMSRARERLVIMESLISGAPTLPISVLLFNELREEPAQELVEEVQAELAVPEPEP; encoded by the coding sequence ATGACCGATCCCACGGTGACGCGACTCTTCGGCGGTCCGGGCAGCGGGAAGACCACGGCGCTTCTGGACCGCGTCGAGGGGATCCTCGACGACGAGGGCGCGGACGTTCGCGACGTGCTCGTCGTCTCGTACACGCGCGCGGCCGCGGCCGAGATCCGCGAGCGGCTCGCGGAGCGACTCGACATCTCGCCGCGGAGCCTCCAGGGGAACGTGAGCACGATGCACGCGAAGGCGTACGAGCTGCTCGACCTCTCTCGCGGTGACGTGGTCGGCGAAGACGACAAGGAGGCGTTCTGCGAGGAGTACGGCATCGAGTTCGAGGACCAACACGGTGGAGCCGGCCGCCGGACCGCACGGTCGACGACCATCGGGAACAAGATCATCGCCACCTCGCAGTGGCTCCAGCGCACCGAGCGCGACGTTGCGGACTGGTACGACGTCCCCTTCCAGTGGAACGTCGAAGAGGTCCGACTACCGCCAGAAGAGGACCCGAACGCCCAGCAGGGGAACAAGTACACGCCGACGTGGCCCTCCGACGACGACCGGATCGACATCCCGGAGACGATCCGCGCGTGGCGTGCGTACAAGGGCGATAACGACCTCGTCGGCTTCGCCGACATGCTCGAACGCGTCGCGCAGCGGTCGCTCGTGCCGAACGTCGATTACCTGATCATCGACGAGTTTCAGGACATCACGACGCTACAGTACAACGTCTTTGAGGAGTGGCGACCGCACATGCGGAAAGTGCTCATCGCCGGCGACGACGACCAGGTCGTCTACGCGTGGCAGGGTGCGGACCCCGACCTCCTCTTGGACACCGACGTGGACGAGGATGTCGTCCTCCCGAACTCCTACCGGCTTCCCTCCGAGATTCTCAACGTCGTCAACGCGGAGATCCGCCACATCGACAAGCGACAGGAGAAGGATCTGCACCCGCGCAAGGAGGGCGGGGCCGTCGAGGCGATCGAATCGCCGTCGATGCTCGAACTCGTCCGGAACGTCCGGTACACGATCGACGACGACGAGGGGAGTGTGATGTGTCTGTTCCGCGCGCGCTACCAGATGTTCGATTTCATCGACGAGTTCATCGACCACGGGATCCCCTTCACGATGCTGACGGACGGACGAATGTGGACAGACCGCATCCAGGACTACGTGAGCGCCATCGAGAAGACGGACGCGGGCGATCCCGTGAACGGGTTAGAGGCCCGCCGGCTCGCCGACATGTTACAGGACTCGGCGTTCGGCACGCACGACCGCGATGAGTTCTACGACTTCCTCGACGACCGCGAGGAGGCGGCCGACGCGGACGATGTCGCGCAGATCGAGGTGACGACGGATGAACTCGACGACTTCATCCCCTTCATGCCGGACGCGGAGAGCGCCGACGACATGGTTCGGAAGGTGACGAGCTTCCAGCGGAAGTCGATGGGCGCGTACTTCGGCGGCGACTACGAGGGAATGGACCCGACGCGCGTCCGGGTCGGCACCATCCACTCGGCGAAGGGGCGCGAGGCGGATCACGTGTTCGTCGCGACCGACCTCACGGAGAAGGTGGTCGAGCAGATGGCCGCTTCCATCGACGACCCGACCGACGTCGACGGCGTCGAGGAGTTCACCAAGACGACGAGCCCCGTTCCGCTTCTCACCGACAACGAGCGGCGCGTCTTCTACGTCGGGATGTCCCGCGCCCGCGAGCGGCTCGTCATCATGGAGAGTCTGATAAGCGGTGCGCCGACCCTGCCGATCAGCGTTCTGCTGTTCAACGAGCTTCGCGAGGAGCCGGCACAGGAACTCGTTGAAGAGGTACAGGCGGAGCTCGCGGTCCCCGAACCCGAGCCGTGA
- a CDS encoding HVO_0416 family zinc finger protein: protein MSSSAPSSDDDVFDEFLSDRGHETEIVRWERSYNKLQCPECGALHPEGTARCGVCDWRPT, encoded by the coding sequence ATGTCTAGTAGTGCACCCAGCTCGGACGACGACGTGTTCGACGAGTTCCTGTCCGATCGCGGCCACGAGACAGAGATCGTACGCTGGGAGCGATCCTATAACAAGCTTCAGTGCCCGGAGTGTGGTGCACTACACCCCGAGGGGACGGCCCGGTGTGGCGTCTGCGACTGGCGGCCGACCTGA
- the hisH gene encoding imidazole glycerol phosphate synthase subunit HisH — MSTFEPPAETLADVVLVDYGLGNLRSATRGLERAGASVAISDDPEAFAEADGVVLPGVGAFREGMENAGPLREALTDHADAGRPLFGICLGMQMLLTSSEEADHEGEGEVTGLDLVPGTNVRFDVDRKVPHMGWNELSVERDHPIVDGVDGRYAYFVHSYYAEPDDPDAVVATADYGVDFPAVVANDAGNVFGTQFHPEKSGETGLQILRNFVEYCADR; from the coding sequence ATGAGCACCTTCGAGCCGCCGGCGGAGACGCTTGCGGACGTCGTGTTGGTCGACTACGGCCTCGGGAACCTCCGGTCCGCCACCCGCGGCCTCGAACGCGCGGGCGCGTCGGTTGCGATCTCCGACGACCCCGAGGCGTTCGCCGAGGCCGACGGCGTCGTCCTCCCCGGCGTCGGCGCGTTCCGCGAGGGAATGGAGAACGCCGGCCCGCTGCGCGAGGCGCTGACGGACCACGCCGACGCCGGTCGCCCGCTCTTCGGGATCTGTCTCGGCATGCAGATGCTTCTCACGTCGAGCGAGGAGGCCGACCACGAGGGGGAAGGCGAGGTGACCGGGCTCGATCTCGTCCCCGGCACCAACGTCCGGTTCGACGTGGACCGAAAGGTGCCGCACATGGGGTGGAACGAGCTGTCGGTGGAGCGCGACCATCCCATCGTCGACGGGGTCGACGGCCGGTACGCCTACTTCGTCCACTCCTATTACGCCGAACCGGACGACCCCGATGCCGTGGTCGCCACCGCCGACTACGGGGTCGACTTCCCGGCCGTCGTGGCCAACGACGCGGGCAACGTGTTCGGGACCCAGTTCCACCCCGAAAAGAGTGGTGAGACGGGGCTGCAGATCCTGCGAAACTTCGTCGAGTACTGCGCGGACCGCTAG
- a CDS encoding uracil-DNA glycosylase family protein yields the protein MTELDDDLRVSACERCPVLAESRTRIVDGVGPTDADLLFVGEGPGANEDELGEPFVGRSGDVLDEALRDAGLARADVRITNCVRCRPPDNRDPTGEELANCRGYLDAEIDRLAPDLIVTLGKVPSEHLLDRSVAITSEAGEVVDARIAGASRRVLLSVHPAATLYDRSQREGFFEGIALAAEVAGVGGATDSGGDGQSRLGEF from the coding sequence ATGACCGAACTCGACGACGACCTCCGCGTGTCCGCCTGCGAGCGCTGTCCGGTGCTCGCCGAGTCCCGGACTCGGATCGTCGACGGCGTCGGCCCGACGGACGCCGATCTGCTGTTCGTGGGCGAGGGTCCGGGAGCGAACGAAGACGAGCTGGGCGAGCCCTTCGTCGGGCGGTCTGGCGACGTGCTCGACGAGGCGCTCCGGGACGCTGGGCTCGCGCGGGCGGACGTGCGGATAACGAACTGCGTCCGGTGTCGGCCGCCGGACAACCGCGACCCGACGGGCGAGGAACTGGCCAACTGCCGCGGCTACCTCGACGCCGAGATCGACCGGCTCGCGCCCGACCTGATCGTGACCCTCGGGAAGGTCCCGAGCGAGCACCTGCTCGACCGGTCGGTCGCGATCACGTCGGAAGCGGGCGAGGTCGTCGACGCTCGGATCGCGGGCGCATCGCGTCGGGTGCTCCTCTCCGTTCATCCGGCGGCGACGCTGTACGACCGGAGTCAGCGCGAGGGGTTCTTCGAGGGGATCGCGCTGGCCGCGGAGGTCGCCGGTGTCGGCGGCGCGACCGACTCGGGCGGCGACGGCCAGTCGCGCCTCGGCGAGTTTTGA
- a CDS encoding DUF5786 family protein has protein sequence MGFGSYDESEQENQDLDADFDDDNGVRAAESAHEGSVDYEPGASNDELLDRLQDIKSEET, from the coding sequence ATGGGCTTCGGAAGCTACGACGAATCCGAACAGGAGAACCAAGACCTGGACGCGGATTTCGACGACGATAACGGAGTCCGCGCGGCCGAATCGGCCCACGAGGGGTCGGTCGACTACGAGCCCGGCGCGTCGAACGACGAGCTCCTCGACCGTCTCCAGGACATCAAATCCGAGGAGACCTGA
- a CDS encoding MBL fold metallo-hydrolase yields MEPITVTADAEEFTCNAYLVPGEATTLVDAGTMPGVGDVIADALADAGVDGLDRVIVTHQHHDHVGELDAVLDRFDATLYANGSHPRRDVAIGDGDEILVGDEACEVVFTPGHADDHVSLVGDTRLYSGDVFVYNDGAFDDGSFGRTDMAGQSRERLIESLHTLLDRLPDTVDAMYPGHGDVYRASDGPDTVREVLERATERAERREPKYPDN; encoded by the coding sequence ATGGAACCGATCACGGTCACCGCAGACGCGGAAGAGTTCACCTGCAACGCGTACCTGGTCCCCGGCGAGGCGACGACACTCGTCGACGCCGGCACGATGCCCGGCGTCGGGGACGTGATCGCAGACGCACTCGCCGACGCCGGCGTCGACGGTCTCGATCGCGTCATCGTGACTCACCAACACCACGACCACGTTGGAGAGTTGGACGCGGTACTCGACCGCTTCGACGCGACGCTGTACGCGAACGGCTCTCACCCGCGGCGGGACGTGGCGATCGGCGACGGCGACGAGATTCTCGTCGGCGACGAGGCGTGCGAGGTCGTGTTCACGCCCGGGCACGCTGACGACCACGTCTCTCTCGTCGGCGACACGCGGCTCTACTCCGGCGACGTGTTCGTGTACAACGACGGGGCGTTCGACGACGGCTCGTTCGGTCGAACCGACATGGCTGGGCAGTCTCGCGAGCGCCTGATCGAGAGCCTCCACACGCTCCTCGACCGGCTTCCGGACACGGTCGACGCGATGTACCCCGGCCACGGCGACGTCTACCGCGCGAGCGACGGCCCCGACACCGTCCGCGAAGTCCTCGAACGCGCGACCGAACGCGCCGAGCGCCGCGAGCCGAAGTACCCCGACAACTGA
- a CDS encoding DNA polymerase domain-containing protein, with amino-acid sequence MTQSGLSDFSSSDVTDDGSGGGAADRDDLAAEEAAVVAGGGRGRVSDVVDVDEAKFPDSTGTVELMITQIDYAVEGYGSDEYPVVHVFGRRPAEHVDAENDVVEHVRVLGVEPYFYVPTADLDRDPVEEYDVVIGTREENADGEPYESIRGEPLTRIVTRTPRDVGNIRDDFATTFEADILFPNRFLIDNGLNGGIRVEERRLDDEEGTIQVHEGMLEPAAVDADLRVNTFDIEVDDRRGFPEDGEEPIICLTSHDSYDDEYVVWLYDAPEAEIPPPENLPDYEGIVGDDGEIDFEVRTFEEEAAMLDAFVAYIDDTDPDLLTGWNFEDFDAPYVLDRLEMLDDGSQYDLSVDRLSRIGEVWRSGWGGPDIKGRVVFDLLYAYKRTMFTELESYRLDAVGERELGVGKERYTGDIGDLWEQDPERLLEYSIRDVELCVEIDRTQDVIAFWDDARKIVGCKLEDATTPGDAVDMYVLHMAYGNFALPSKGQQEAEEFEGGAVFDPISGVREMVSVLDLKSLYPMSMVTINASPETKVDPDEYDGDTYQTPTGVHFRKEPDGIIREMVTELLDEREEKKALRNEHDPGTEAYEQYDRQQGAVKVLMNSLYGVFGWDRFRLYDREMSAGVTSTNREVIDFTADVTEELDREVTYGDSVTGDRPVVVRDPEGIVRILPIEDLFDRADRDATAEVLVTADGGPVASSVFGKDRRRLPGWEALSLSSDGKPEWKPIEQAIRHETDRPVVSLQHKFGESATTRDHSYIVDDGDEFVETAPEDVKEPVRIPGFPNVDTIDTIDVYEVLNGYAREYEDGRSVGSENARSKTKRIHADDQWVWFGHEHHDAIEKAIKVRRYIDLRSEEGRSLVRLLAAYVTEGSASTIETTDSKFGASIAESREEWLEGLREDYHRLFEGATASVIASDTAAERRVAYETGDGEQSVTYDDTTCKLQMMNELSAVFFREFAGQTSRGKRVPGFVFSLPDELQQLFVDVLVEGDGSREFPRYSKEYAERNFDFETTSRELAAGLSMLLTQRERKHSLKYRDAKDSYTIRTCDFYRRGRDPVVKEVDHDGYVYDLSVADNENFVDGVGGVVLHNTDSVMLSLGDLSKEKAIETSFEIEDHINERYDDFAREELNADSHRFEIEFEKLYRRFFQAGKKKRYAGHIIWKEGKDVDDIDITGFEYKRSDIAGITKEVQQNVIETIVTGDDIDEDMEAVKAYLVDVIARVLDGDVDLEEIGIPGGIGKKLDAYETPTAQVRGAKYANLMLGTNFGSGSKPKRLYVEKVHPDFWARMEDERGLDPQRDPLYGEFKRDPDVICFEYADQVPEEFDVDWEKMLDKTLKGPIERVIEALGMSWEEVKTGQEQTGLGSFM; translated from the coding sequence ATGACTCAGTCGGGGCTGTCGGACTTCTCGTCGTCCGATGTGACGGACGACGGCTCGGGAGGGGGCGCGGCCGACCGCGACGACCTCGCCGCCGAGGAGGCGGCGGTCGTCGCCGGCGGCGGACGCGGCCGCGTCAGCGACGTGGTCGACGTCGACGAGGCGAAGTTCCCGGACTCGACCGGGACCGTCGAGCTGATGATCACCCAGATCGACTACGCGGTCGAGGGGTACGGGAGCGACGAGTACCCCGTCGTCCACGTCTTCGGGCGGCGTCCGGCGGAGCACGTCGACGCCGAGAACGACGTCGTCGAACACGTTCGCGTGCTTGGCGTCGAGCCGTATTTTTACGTTCCCACGGCCGACCTCGACCGCGACCCGGTCGAGGAGTACGACGTGGTGATCGGAACGCGCGAGGAGAACGCCGACGGTGAGCCGTACGAGAGTATCCGCGGCGAGCCGCTCACCCGGATCGTCACCCGTACCCCCCGCGACGTGGGGAACATCCGCGACGACTTCGCGACGACGTTCGAGGCGGACATCCTCTTCCCGAACCGCTTTCTGATAGACAACGGTCTCAACGGCGGCATCCGGGTCGAGGAGCGGCGGCTCGACGACGAGGAGGGAACGATTCAGGTCCACGAGGGCATGCTCGAACCCGCGGCGGTCGACGCCGACCTCCGGGTGAACACCTTCGACATCGAGGTCGACGACCGCCGCGGGTTCCCCGAAGACGGCGAGGAGCCGATCATCTGTCTCACGAGCCACGACTCCTACGACGACGAGTACGTCGTCTGGCTGTACGACGCGCCCGAAGCCGAGATCCCGCCCCCGGAGAACCTCCCCGACTACGAGGGGATCGTCGGCGACGACGGAGAGATCGACTTCGAGGTCCGCACCTTCGAGGAGGAGGCCGCGATGCTGGACGCGTTCGTCGCGTACATCGACGACACCGACCCGGACCTGTTGACTGGGTGGAACTTCGAGGACTTCGACGCGCCGTACGTCCTCGACCGGTTGGAGATGCTCGACGACGGGAGCCAGTACGACCTCTCCGTCGACCGGCTCTCCCGGATCGGCGAGGTGTGGCGCTCGGGCTGGGGCGGCCCGGACATCAAGGGGCGAGTCGTCTTCGATCTCCTGTACGCCTACAAGCGCACCATGTTCACGGAGCTTGAGTCGTACCGGCTCGACGCCGTCGGCGAGCGCGAGCTGGGGGTGGGAAAGGAGCGGTACACCGGCGACATCGGCGACCTCTGGGAGCAGGACCCCGAGCGACTGCTGGAGTACAGCATCCGCGACGTGGAACTGTGCGTCGAGATCGATCGCACGCAGGACGTGATCGCCTTCTGGGACGACGCCCGCAAGATCGTCGGGTGTAAACTGGAAGACGCGACGACGCCGGGCGACGCGGTCGACATGTACGTGCTCCACATGGCGTACGGAAACTTCGCGCTCCCCTCCAAGGGCCAACAGGAGGCCGAGGAGTTCGAGGGCGGCGCGGTGTTCGACCCGATCTCGGGGGTCCGCGAGATGGTGAGCGTCCTCGACCTGAAGTCGTTGTATCCCATGTCGATGGTGACGATCAACGCGTCTCCAGAGACGAAAGTTGACCCCGACGAGTACGACGGCGACACCTATCAGACCCCGACGGGCGTCCACTTCCGGAAGGAGCCGGACGGCATCATCCGGGAGATGGTGACCGAACTGCTCGACGAGCGCGAGGAGAAGAAAGCGCTCCGAAACGAACACGATCCCGGTACCGAGGCGTACGAACAGTACGATCGCCAGCAGGGAGCCGTCAAGGTTTTGATGAACAGTCTGTACGGCGTCTTCGGGTGGGATCGGTTCCGCCTGTACGACCGCGAGATGAGCGCTGGCGTCACCTCCACCAACCGTGAGGTGATCGACTTCACCGCCGACGTGACCGAAGAACTCGACAGGGAAGTAACGTACGGGGACAGCGTTACCGGTGACCGACCAGTCGTCGTCCGGGATCCAGAGGGGATCGTTCGAATCCTTCCCATCGAGGATCTCTTCGATCGAGCCGACCGAGACGCGACCGCAGAGGTCCTTGTCACGGCCGATGGAGGGCCGGTCGCGTCGAGCGTCTTCGGAAAAGACAGGAGACGGCTTCCAGGCTGGGAAGCCCTATCCCTCTCCTCCGATGGAAAGCCGGAGTGGAAACCGATCGAACAGGCGATCCGGCACGAGACGGACAGACCCGTAGTCAGCCTTCAGCACAAGTTCGGCGAATCGGCGACGACGCGAGATCACTCCTACATTGTTGATGATGGTGACGAGTTCGTCGAGACGGCTCCCGAAGACGTCAAGGAGCCGGTTCGGATTCCAGGGTTTCCCAACGTGGACACCATCGACACAATTGACGTGTACGAGGTGTTAAACGGCTACGCTCGGGAGTATGAGGACGGACGTAGCGTCGGCAGCGAAAACGCCAGGTCGAAAACCAAACGGATCCACGCAGACGACCAGTGGGTCTGGTTCGGGCATGAGCACCACGACGCTATTGAGAAGGCAATCAAGGTGCGTCGATACATCGACCTTCGTTCCGAAGAGGGCCGATCGCTCGTCCGACTGCTCGCGGCGTACGTGACCGAGGGAAGCGCCTCTACCATCGAGACTACTGATTCAAAATTCGGTGCGAGTATCGCCGAGTCGCGTGAAGAGTGGCTAGAGGGCCTTCGCGAGGACTACCATCGGCTATTCGAGGGAGCGACAGCTAGTGTCATTGCATCCGACACAGCGGCGGAGCGCAGGGTGGCGTACGAAACCGGCGACGGCGAGCAGTCCGTCACGTACGACGACACCACCTGCAAGCTCCAGATGATGAACGAGCTGTCGGCGGTCTTCTTCCGCGAGTTCGCCGGACAGACGTCACGCGGGAAGCGAGTTCCCGGGTTCGTATTCAGTCTCCCAGACGAATTACAGCAGCTCTTCGTCGACGTGCTCGTCGAGGGCGACGGGTCGCGTGAATTCCCGCGGTATTCTAAGGAGTACGCGGAGCGGAATTTCGACTTCGAGACGACGAGCCGGGAACTCGCTGCTGGGCTGTCCATGCTACTCACCCAGCGCGAGAGGAAACACTCGCTCAAGTACCGAGACGCGAAGGACAGCTACACGATTCGAACGTGCGACTTCTATCGCCGAGGTCGTGATCCGGTCGTGAAAGAGGTGGATCACGACGGATACGTGTACGACCTCAGCGTCGCCGACAACGAGAATTTCGTCGATGGCGTCGGTGGCGTGGTGCTTCACAACACCGACTCCGTTATGCTTTCACTTGGTGATTTATCGAAAGAAAAGGCGATCGAGACTTCCTTCGAGATTGAGGACCACATCAACGAGCGCTACGACGACTTCGCGCGCGAGGAGTTAAACGCCGACTCTCACCGCTTCGAGATCGAGTTCGAGAAGCTCTACCGGCGGTTCTTCCAGGCGGGCAAAAAGAAGCGGTACGCCGGTCACATCATCTGGAAGGAAGGCAAAGACGTCGACGACATCGACATCACCGGCTTCGAGTACAAGCGCTCGGACATCGCCGGCATCACGAAGGAGGTCCAACAGAATGTCATCGAGACGATCGTGACGGGCGACGACATCGACGAGGACATGGAAGCGGTGAAAGCATATCTCGTGGACGTCATCGCGCGCGTGCTCGACGGCGACGTCGATTTAGAGGAGATCGGCATTCCCGGGGGGATCGGCAAGAAGCTCGACGCCTACGAGACGCCGACCGCGCAGGTCCGGGGAGCGAAGTACGCCAACCTGATGCTCGGGACCAACTTCGGGAGCGGGTCGAAGCCGAAGCGGCTGTACGTCGAGAAGGTCCATCCGGACTTCTGGGCGCGGATGGAAGACGAGAGGGGACTCGACCCGCAGCGCGACCCGCTGTACGGGGAGTTCAAACGCGACCCGGACGTGATCTGTTTCGAGTACGCCGATCAGGTCCCTGAAGAGTTCGATGTCGACTGGGAGAAGATGCTCGATAAGACGCTGAAAGGGCCGATAGAGCGCGTCATCGAGGCCCTCGGGATGTCGTGGGAGGAAGTCAAAACGGGCCAAGAGCAAACCGGACTGGGCTCGTTCATGTGA